In one Thunnus maccoyii chromosome 12, fThuMac1.1, whole genome shotgun sequence genomic region, the following are encoded:
- the pcmtd1 gene encoding protein-L-isoaspartate O-methyltransferase domain-containing protein 1 has translation MGGAVSAGEDNDDLIDNLKEAQYIRTEKVEQAFRAIDRGDYYLDGYRDSAYKDLAWKHGNIHLSAPCIYSEVMEALKLQPGFSFLNLGSGTGYLSTMVGLIIGPFGVNHGVELHKDVVEYAREKLDEFIKNSDSFDKFEFCEPVFVVGNCLEISTDSHQYDRIYCGAGVQKDHENYMKVLLKIGGILVMPIEDQLTQITRTGQCTWESKNILAVSFAPLVQQSRADGEKPDAVQLPPVTVRSLQDLSRIYIRRTLRNLANEDSQGKGMVQRVPQKRKRRRCRRRRINTYVFVGNQLIPQMVESEEEEHPEEEHKEVEEEEERDIGEIEILKQVNMLRDQIMALPLPESLKAYLLYYREK, from the exons ATGGGGGGAGCCGTGAGCGCTGGGGAGGACAATGATGACCTCATTGATAATCTGAAGGAAGCCCAGTATATCCGCACAGAAAAAGTTGAACAGGCTTTTCGAGCCATAGACCGTGGTGACTATTACCTGGATGGCTACCGGGACAGTGCCTACAAAGACTTGGCGTGGAAGCACGGGAACATACACCTGTCGGCTCCGTGTATATACTCAGAGGTGATGGAGGCCCTCAAACTGCAGCCAGGATTTTCTTTCCTCAATCTGGGCAGTGGAACCGGCTACCTGAGCACAATGGTCGGCCTTATCATAG GGCCATTTGGTGTGAACCATGGAGTTGAGCTGCATAAGGATGTGGTTGAATATGCCAGAGAGAAACTGGATGAATTCATAAAGAATAGTGACAGCTTTGACAA gttTGAGTTCTGTGAACCCGTCTTTGTGGTGGGGAATTGCCTTGAAATCTCAACAGACAGTCACCAGTACGATCGCATTTATTGCGGTGCAGGAGTGCAGAAAGACCATGAAAATTACATGAAAGTACTGCTCAAAATTGGAGGCATTCTGGTGATGCCTATAGAGGATCAG CTGACCCAGATAACCAGGACTGGCCAATGCACATGGGAGAGTAAAAACATCTTGGCTGTGTCCTTTGCCCCCTTGgtccagcagagcagagctgatGGAGAGAAGCCTGACGCTGTCCAACTGC CCCCAGTGACTGTTCGGAGCCTACAGGATCTGTCTCGGATCTACATACGCCGCACTCTCAGAAACCTGGCCAATGAGGACAGTCAGGGGAAGGGGATGGTGCAAAGAGTTCCCCAGAAGCGCAAACGCAGGCGCTGCCGACGGCGGCGCATCAACACCTATGTTTTTGTAGGCAACCAGCTGATTCCCCAAATGGTagagagcgaggaggaggagcaccCAGAGGAAGAACAcaaggaagtggaggaggaagaggaaagagacaTTGGCGAAATTGAAATCCTCAAGCAAGTGAACATGTTGAGAGACCAAATAATGGCTTTACCGCTGCCTGAGTCACTTAAAGCATATTTGCTGTATTACAGAGAGAAATGA